Proteins from a genomic interval of Danio rerio strain Tuebingen ecotype United States chromosome 4, GRCz12tu, whole genome shotgun sequence:
- the sim1b gene encoding SIM bHLH transcription factor 1b isoform X3: MKEKSKTAARTRREKENSEFYELAKMLPLPSAITSQLDKASIIRLTSSYLKMRLVFPQGLGEVWGQAGRTRSGENPSHELGSHLLQTLDGFIFVVAADGKIMYISETASVHLGLSQVELTGNSIYEYVHPADHDEMAAVLTPQPSYHSHFVQEYEVERSFFLRMKCVLAKRNAGLTSGGYKVIHCSGYLKIRQFSLDASPFDGCYQNVGLVAVGHTLPPSAVTEIKLHSNMFMFRASLDMKLIFLDSRVSDLTGYEPQDLIEKTLYHHVHCCDSFHLRCAHHLLLVKGQVTTKYYRFLSKRGGWVWVQSYATIVHNSRSSRPHCIVSVNYVLTDTEYKGLILSLDQLNPRKPAFPYANHSDKTHTTNSRSKILLSHYSQFSSFPPDRSDSDHDSQWEDSPLTDSASPQRLDRSDSVCFSLAQSDVMQSCSQTHTPLFSRDGWWDARAANQHSHAVWDEDLSSSSAQSADGAQSLIRAAPELIKVEEAHMRDYSSSSLFSSARHRDGDPDGSPASLSALSSPGSDRPSQRLSASPPALETTHTHPSLRAYSAHYDINTHFQSSTTAHNGTSVIITNGS, encoded by the exons GTTTGGGAGAGGTGTGGGGTCAAGCGGGGCGAACCAGATCTGGAGAAAACCCATCCCATGAGCTCGGATCTCATTTACTCCAG ACTTTAGACGGGTTTATATTTGTAGTGGCTGCGGATGGGAAGATCATGTACATCTCTGAGACGGCGTCGGTTCATCTGGGCCTTTCACAG GTAGAATTGACCGGAAACAGTATTTATGAATACGTTCATCCGGCGGATCATGACGAGATGGCGGCGGTGCTGACTCCACAACCTTCATATCATTCACACTTCGTCCAGG AGTACGAGGTGGAGCGATCGTTTTTCCTGAGGATGAAGTGTGTTTTGGCGAAGCGAAACGCCGGACTGACGAGTGGAGGATATAAG GTGATCCACTGCAGCGGGTACCTGAAGATCCGCCAGTTCAGTCTGGATGCGTCTCCGTTCGATGGCTGCTATCAGAACGTGGGTCTGGTGGCCGTCGGACACACACTCCCACCGAGCGCCGTCACAGAGATCAAACTACACAGCAACATGTTCATGTTTCGAGCCAGTCTGGACATGAAGCTCATCTTCCTGGACTCACG GGTGTCAGATCTGACCGGGTATGAGCCACAGGACCTGATTGAGAAGACCCTGTATCATCACGTGCACTGCTGTGACAGTTTTCACCTGCGCTGCGCTCATCACCTCT TGCTGGTCAAAGGTCAGGTGACCACTAAGTATTACCGCTTCCTGTCAAAGCGAGGTGGCTGGGTTTGGGTGCAGAGCTACGCCACAATCGTCCACAACAGCCGCTCGTCTCGACCGCACTGCATCGTCAGCGTCAACTACGTCCTCAC ggaCACGGAGTATAAGGGCCTGATTCTGTCTCTGGATCAGCTGAATCCCAGAAAACCAGCCTTTCCCTACGCAAACCACAGCGATAAAACACACACGACCAACAGCAGGAGTAAAATCCTGCTCTCTCACTACTCGcag TTTTCCTCCTTCCCGCCGGATCGCTCAGACTCGGATCACGACAGCCAATGGGAGGACAGTCCTCTGACAGACTCCGCCTCCCCGCAGCGTCTGGACCGCAGCGATTCGGTGTGCTTCAGCCTCGCTCAGAGCGACGTGATGCAGTCgtgttcacaaacacacacaccgctgTTCAGCAGAGACGGCTGGTGGGACGCACGCGCCGCAAACCAGCACTCGCAcg CGGTGTGGGATGAGGATCTGAGCTCTTCTTCAGCTCAGTCTGCAGACGGTGCTCAGAGTCTGATCAGAGCCGCGCCGGAGCTCATTAAGGTGGAGGAGGCTCACATGCGGGATTATTCCTCCTCCTCTCTGTTCTCCTCCGCCCGCCACAGAGATGGAGATCCGGACGGCAGCCCCGCGTCTCTGTCGGCCCTCAGCAGCCCCGGCTCCGACAGGCCGTCCCAGCGGCTGTCAGCCTCTCCGCCCGCGCtggagaccacacacacacaccccagccTGCGCGCGTATTCTGCACACTACGACATCAACACACACTTCCAGAGCAGCACAACGGCACACAACGGCACGTCTGTCATCATCACCAACGGCAGCTGA
- the sim1b gene encoding SIM bHLH transcription factor 1b isoform X2: protein MKEKSKTAARTRREKENSEFYELAKMLPLPSAITSQLDKASIIRLTSSYLKMRLVFPQGLGEVWGQAGRTRSGENPSHELGSHLLQTLDGFIFVVAADGKIMYISETASVHLGLSQVELTGNSIYEYVHPADHDEMAAVLTPQPSYHSHFVQEYEVERSFFLRMKCVLAKRNAGLTSGGYKVIHCSGYLKIRQFSLDASPFDGCYQNVGLVAVGHTLPPSAVTEIKLHSNMFMFRASLDMKLIFLDSRVSDLTGYEPQDLIEKTLYHHVHCCDSFHLRCAHHLLLVKGQVTTKYYRFLSKRGGWVWVQSYATIVHNSRSSRPHCIVSVNYVLTDTEYKGLILSLDQLNPRKPAFPYANHSDKTHTTNSRSKILLSHYSQQFSSFPPDRSDSDHDSQWEDSPLTDSASPQRLDRSDSVCFSLAQSDVMQSCSQTHTPLFSRDGWWDARAANQHSHAVWDEDLSSSSAQSADGAQSLIRAAPELIKVEEAHMRDYSSSSLFSSARHRDGDPDGSPASLSALSSPGSDRPSQRLSASPPALETTHTHPSLRAYSAHYDINTHFQSSTTAHNGTSVIITNGS, encoded by the exons GTTTGGGAGAGGTGTGGGGTCAAGCGGGGCGAACCAGATCTGGAGAAAACCCATCCCATGAGCTCGGATCTCATTTACTCCAG ACTTTAGACGGGTTTATATTTGTAGTGGCTGCGGATGGGAAGATCATGTACATCTCTGAGACGGCGTCGGTTCATCTGGGCCTTTCACAG GTAGAATTGACCGGAAACAGTATTTATGAATACGTTCATCCGGCGGATCATGACGAGATGGCGGCGGTGCTGACTCCACAACCTTCATATCATTCACACTTCGTCCAGG AGTACGAGGTGGAGCGATCGTTTTTCCTGAGGATGAAGTGTGTTTTGGCGAAGCGAAACGCCGGACTGACGAGTGGAGGATATAAG GTGATCCACTGCAGCGGGTACCTGAAGATCCGCCAGTTCAGTCTGGATGCGTCTCCGTTCGATGGCTGCTATCAGAACGTGGGTCTGGTGGCCGTCGGACACACACTCCCACCGAGCGCCGTCACAGAGATCAAACTACACAGCAACATGTTCATGTTTCGAGCCAGTCTGGACATGAAGCTCATCTTCCTGGACTCACG GGTGTCAGATCTGACCGGGTATGAGCCACAGGACCTGATTGAGAAGACCCTGTATCATCACGTGCACTGCTGTGACAGTTTTCACCTGCGCTGCGCTCATCACCTCT TGCTGGTCAAAGGTCAGGTGACCACTAAGTATTACCGCTTCCTGTCAAAGCGAGGTGGCTGGGTTTGGGTGCAGAGCTACGCCACAATCGTCCACAACAGCCGCTCGTCTCGACCGCACTGCATCGTCAGCGTCAACTACGTCCTCAC ggaCACGGAGTATAAGGGCCTGATTCTGTCTCTGGATCAGCTGAATCCCAGAAAACCAGCCTTTCCCTACGCAAACCACAGCGATAAAACACACACGACCAACAGCAGGAGTAAAATCCTGCTCTCTCACTACTCGcag CAGTTTTCCTCCTTCCCGCCGGATCGCTCAGACTCGGATCACGACAGCCAATGGGAGGACAGTCCTCTGACAGACTCCGCCTCCCCGCAGCGTCTGGACCGCAGCGATTCGGTGTGCTTCAGCCTCGCTCAGAGCGACGTGATGCAGTCgtgttcacaaacacacacaccgctgTTCAGCAGAGACGGCTGGTGGGACGCACGCGCCGCAAACCAGCACTCGCAcg CGGTGTGGGATGAGGATCTGAGCTCTTCTTCAGCTCAGTCTGCAGACGGTGCTCAGAGTCTGATCAGAGCCGCGCCGGAGCTCATTAAGGTGGAGGAGGCTCACATGCGGGATTATTCCTCCTCCTCTCTGTTCTCCTCCGCCCGCCACAGAGATGGAGATCCGGACGGCAGCCCCGCGTCTCTGTCGGCCCTCAGCAGCCCCGGCTCCGACAGGCCGTCCCAGCGGCTGTCAGCCTCTCCGCCCGCGCtggagaccacacacacacaccccagccTGCGCGCGTATTCTGCACACTACGACATCAACACACACTTCCAGAGCAGCACAACGGCACACAACGGCACGTCTGTCATCATCACCAACGGCAGCTGA
- the sim1b gene encoding SIM bHLH transcription factor 1b (The RefSeq protein has 2 substitutions compared to this genomic sequence) has translation MKEKSKTAARTRREKENSEFYELAKMLPLPSAITSQLDKASIIRLTSSYLKMRLVFPQGLGEVWGQAGRTRSGENPSHELGSHLLQVIISKMLQTLDGFIFVVAADGKIMYISETASVHLGLSQVELTGNSIYEYVHPADHDEMAAVLTPQPSYHSHFVQEYEVERSFFLRMKCVLAKRNAGLTSGGYKVIHCSGYLKIRQFSLDASPFDGCYQNVGLVAVGHTLPPSAVTEIKLHSNMFMFRASLDMKLIFLDSRVSDLTGYEPQDLIEKTLYHHVHCCDSFHLRCAHHLLLVKGQVTTKYYRFLSKRGGWVWVQSYATIVHNSRSSRPHCIVSVNYVLTDTEYKGLILSLDQLNPRKPAFPYANHSDKTHTTNSRSKILLSHYSQQFSSFPPDRSDSDHDSQWEDSPLTDSASPQRLDRSDSVCFSLAQSDVMQSCSQTHTPLFNRDGWWDARAANQHSHAVWDEDLSSSSAQSADGAQSLIRAAPELIKVEEAHMRDYSSSSLFSSARHRDGDPDGSPASLSALSSPGSDRPSQPLSASPPALETTHTHPSLRAYSAHYDINTHFQSSTTAHNGTSVIITNGS, from the exons GTTTGGGAGAGGTGTGGGGTCAAGCGGGGCGAACCAGATCTGGAGAAAACCCATCCCATGAGCTCGGATCTCATTTACTCCAGGTAATAATCAGCAAGATGCTCCAG ACTTTAGACGGGTTTATATTTGTAGTGGCTGCGGATGGGAAGATCATGTACATCTCTGAGACGGCGTCGGTTCATCTGGGCCTTTCACAG GTAGAATTGACCGGAAACAGTATTTATGAATACGTTCATCCGGCGGATCATGACGAGATGGCGGCGGTGCTGACTCCACAACCTTCATATCATTCACACTTCGTCCAGG AGTACGAGGTGGAGCGATCGTTTTTCCTGAGGATGAAGTGTGTTTTGGCGAAGCGAAACGCCGGACTGACGAGTGGAGGATATAAG GTGATCCACTGCAGCGGGTACCTGAAGATCCGCCAGTTCAGTCTGGATGCGTCTCCGTTCGATGGCTGCTATCAGAACGTGGGTCTGGTGGCCGTCGGACACACACTCCCACCGAGCGCCGTCACAGAGATCAAACTACACAGCAACATGTTCATGTTTCGAGCCAGTCTGGACATGAAGCTCATCTTCCTGGACTCACG GGTGTCAGATCTGACCGGGTATGAGCCACAGGACCTGATTGAGAAGACCCTGTATCATCACGTGCACTGCTGTGACAGTTTTCACCTGCGCTGCGCTCATCACCTCT TGCTGGTCAAAGGTCAGGTGACCACTAAGTATTACCGCTTCCTGTCAAAGCGAGGTGGCTGGGTTTGGGTGCAGAGCTACGCCACAATCGTCCACAACAGCCGCTCGTCTCGACCGCACTGCATCGTCAGCGTCAACTACGTCCTCAC ggaCACGGAGTATAAGGGCCTGATTCTGTCTCTGGATCAGCTGAATCCCAGAAAACCAGCCTTTCCCTACGCAAACCACAGCGATAAAACACACACGACCAACAGCAGGAGTAAAATCCTGCTCTCTCACTACTCGcag CAGTTTTCCTCCTTCCCGCCGGATCGCTCAGACTCGGATCACGACAGCCAATGGGAGGACAGTCCTCTGACAGACTCCGCCTCCCCGCAGCGTCTGGACCGCAGCGATTCGGTGTGCTTCAGCCTCGCTCAGAGCGACGTGATGCAGTCgtgttcacaaacacacacaccgctgTTCAGCAGAGACGGCTGGTGGGACGCACGCGCCGCAAACCAGCACTCGCAcg CGGTGTGGGATGAGGATCTGAGCTCTTCTTCAGCTCAGTCTGCAGACGGTGCTCAGAGTCTGATCAGAGCCGCGCCGGAGCTCATTAAGGTGGAGGAGGCTCACATGCGGGATTATTCCTCCTCCTCTCTGTTCTCCTCCGCCCGCCACAGAGATGGAGATCCGGACGGCAGCCCCGCGTCTCTGTCGGCCCTCAGCAGCCCCGGCTCCGACAGGCCGTCCCAGCGGCTGTCAGCCTCTCCGCCCGCGCtggagaccacacacacacaccccagccTGCGCGCGTATTCTGCACACTACGACATCAACACACACTTCCAGAGCAGCACAACGGCACACAACGGCACGTCTGTCATCATCACCAACGGCAGCTGA
- the sim1b gene encoding SIM bHLH transcription factor 1b isoform X4 yields MAAVLTPQPSYHSHFVQEYEVERSFFLRMKCVLAKRNAGLTSGGYKVIHCSGYLKIRQFSLDASPFDGCYQNVGLVAVGHTLPPSAVTEIKLHSNMFMFRASLDMKLIFLDSRVSDLTGYEPQDLIEKTLYHHVHCCDSFHLRCAHHLLLVKGQVTTKYYRFLSKRGGWVWVQSYATIVHNSRSSRPHCIVSVNYVLTDTEYKGLILSLDQLNPRKPAFPYANHSDKTHTTNSRSKILLSHYSQQFSSFPPDRSDSDHDSQWEDSPLTDSASPQRLDRSDSVCFSLAQSDVMQSCSQTHTPLFSRDGWWDARAANQHSHAVWDEDLSSSSAQSADGAQSLIRAAPELIKVEEAHMRDYSSSSLFSSARHRDGDPDGSPASLSALSSPGSDRPSQRLSASPPALETTHTHPSLRAYSAHYDINTHFQSSTTAHNGTSVIITNGS; encoded by the exons ATGGCGGCGGTGCTGACTCCACAACCTTCATATCATTCACACTTCGTCCAGG AGTACGAGGTGGAGCGATCGTTTTTCCTGAGGATGAAGTGTGTTTTGGCGAAGCGAAACGCCGGACTGACGAGTGGAGGATATAAG GTGATCCACTGCAGCGGGTACCTGAAGATCCGCCAGTTCAGTCTGGATGCGTCTCCGTTCGATGGCTGCTATCAGAACGTGGGTCTGGTGGCCGTCGGACACACACTCCCACCGAGCGCCGTCACAGAGATCAAACTACACAGCAACATGTTCATGTTTCGAGCCAGTCTGGACATGAAGCTCATCTTCCTGGACTCACG GGTGTCAGATCTGACCGGGTATGAGCCACAGGACCTGATTGAGAAGACCCTGTATCATCACGTGCACTGCTGTGACAGTTTTCACCTGCGCTGCGCTCATCACCTCT TGCTGGTCAAAGGTCAGGTGACCACTAAGTATTACCGCTTCCTGTCAAAGCGAGGTGGCTGGGTTTGGGTGCAGAGCTACGCCACAATCGTCCACAACAGCCGCTCGTCTCGACCGCACTGCATCGTCAGCGTCAACTACGTCCTCAC ggaCACGGAGTATAAGGGCCTGATTCTGTCTCTGGATCAGCTGAATCCCAGAAAACCAGCCTTTCCCTACGCAAACCACAGCGATAAAACACACACGACCAACAGCAGGAGTAAAATCCTGCTCTCTCACTACTCGcag CAGTTTTCCTCCTTCCCGCCGGATCGCTCAGACTCGGATCACGACAGCCAATGGGAGGACAGTCCTCTGACAGACTCCGCCTCCCCGCAGCGTCTGGACCGCAGCGATTCGGTGTGCTTCAGCCTCGCTCAGAGCGACGTGATGCAGTCgtgttcacaaacacacacaccgctgTTCAGCAGAGACGGCTGGTGGGACGCACGCGCCGCAAACCAGCACTCGCAcg CGGTGTGGGATGAGGATCTGAGCTCTTCTTCAGCTCAGTCTGCAGACGGTGCTCAGAGTCTGATCAGAGCCGCGCCGGAGCTCATTAAGGTGGAGGAGGCTCACATGCGGGATTATTCCTCCTCCTCTCTGTTCTCCTCCGCCCGCCACAGAGATGGAGATCCGGACGGCAGCCCCGCGTCTCTGTCGGCCCTCAGCAGCCCCGGCTCCGACAGGCCGTCCCAGCGGCTGTCAGCCTCTCCGCCCGCGCtggagaccacacacacacaccccagccTGCGCGCGTATTCTGCACACTACGACATCAACACACACTTCCAGAGCAGCACAACGGCACACAACGGCACGTCTGTCATCATCACCAACGGCAGCTGA
- the sim1b gene encoding SIM bHLH transcription factor 1b isoform X1 has translation MKEKSKTAARTRREKENSEFYELAKMLPLPSAITSQLDKASIIRLTSSYLKMRLVFPQGLGEVWGQAGRTRSGENPSHELGSHLLQVIISKMLQTLDGFIFVVAADGKIMYISETASVHLGLSQVELTGNSIYEYVHPADHDEMAAVLTPQPSYHSHFVQEYEVERSFFLRMKCVLAKRNAGLTSGGYKVIHCSGYLKIRQFSLDASPFDGCYQNVGLVAVGHTLPPSAVTEIKLHSNMFMFRASLDMKLIFLDSRVSDLTGYEPQDLIEKTLYHHVHCCDSFHLRCAHHLLLVKGQVTTKYYRFLSKRGGWVWVQSYATIVHNSRSSRPHCIVSVNYVLTDTEYKGLILSLDQLNPRKPAFPYANHSDKTHTTNSRSKILLSHYSQFSSFPPDRSDSDHDSQWEDSPLTDSASPQRLDRSDSVCFSLAQSDVMQSCSQTHTPLFSRDGWWDARAANQHSHAVWDEDLSSSSAQSADGAQSLIRAAPELIKVEEAHMRDYSSSSLFSSARHRDGDPDGSPASLSALSSPGSDRPSQRLSASPPALETTHTHPSLRAYSAHYDINTHFQSSTTAHNGTSVIITNGS, from the exons GTTTGGGAGAGGTGTGGGGTCAAGCGGGGCGAACCAGATCTGGAGAAAACCCATCCCATGAGCTCGGATCTCATTTACTCCAGGTAATAATCAGCAAGATGCTCCAG ACTTTAGACGGGTTTATATTTGTAGTGGCTGCGGATGGGAAGATCATGTACATCTCTGAGACGGCGTCGGTTCATCTGGGCCTTTCACAG GTAGAATTGACCGGAAACAGTATTTATGAATACGTTCATCCGGCGGATCATGACGAGATGGCGGCGGTGCTGACTCCACAACCTTCATATCATTCACACTTCGTCCAGG AGTACGAGGTGGAGCGATCGTTTTTCCTGAGGATGAAGTGTGTTTTGGCGAAGCGAAACGCCGGACTGACGAGTGGAGGATATAAG GTGATCCACTGCAGCGGGTACCTGAAGATCCGCCAGTTCAGTCTGGATGCGTCTCCGTTCGATGGCTGCTATCAGAACGTGGGTCTGGTGGCCGTCGGACACACACTCCCACCGAGCGCCGTCACAGAGATCAAACTACACAGCAACATGTTCATGTTTCGAGCCAGTCTGGACATGAAGCTCATCTTCCTGGACTCACG GGTGTCAGATCTGACCGGGTATGAGCCACAGGACCTGATTGAGAAGACCCTGTATCATCACGTGCACTGCTGTGACAGTTTTCACCTGCGCTGCGCTCATCACCTCT TGCTGGTCAAAGGTCAGGTGACCACTAAGTATTACCGCTTCCTGTCAAAGCGAGGTGGCTGGGTTTGGGTGCAGAGCTACGCCACAATCGTCCACAACAGCCGCTCGTCTCGACCGCACTGCATCGTCAGCGTCAACTACGTCCTCAC ggaCACGGAGTATAAGGGCCTGATTCTGTCTCTGGATCAGCTGAATCCCAGAAAACCAGCCTTTCCCTACGCAAACCACAGCGATAAAACACACACGACCAACAGCAGGAGTAAAATCCTGCTCTCTCACTACTCGcag TTTTCCTCCTTCCCGCCGGATCGCTCAGACTCGGATCACGACAGCCAATGGGAGGACAGTCCTCTGACAGACTCCGCCTCCCCGCAGCGTCTGGACCGCAGCGATTCGGTGTGCTTCAGCCTCGCTCAGAGCGACGTGATGCAGTCgtgttcacaaacacacacaccgctgTTCAGCAGAGACGGCTGGTGGGACGCACGCGCCGCAAACCAGCACTCGCAcg CGGTGTGGGATGAGGATCTGAGCTCTTCTTCAGCTCAGTCTGCAGACGGTGCTCAGAGTCTGATCAGAGCCGCGCCGGAGCTCATTAAGGTGGAGGAGGCTCACATGCGGGATTATTCCTCCTCCTCTCTGTTCTCCTCCGCCCGCCACAGAGATGGAGATCCGGACGGCAGCCCCGCGTCTCTGTCGGCCCTCAGCAGCCCCGGCTCCGACAGGCCGTCCCAGCGGCTGTCAGCCTCTCCGCCCGCGCtggagaccacacacacacaccccagccTGCGCGCGTATTCTGCACACTACGACATCAACACACACTTCCAGAGCAGCACAACGGCACACAACGGCACGTCTGTCATCATCACCAACGGCAGCTGA